The following proteins are co-located in the Equus caballus isolate H_3958 breed thoroughbred chromosome 15, TB-T2T, whole genome shotgun sequence genome:
- the CMPK2 gene encoding UMP-CMP kinase 2, mitochondrial, with protein sequence MAFARRPRAPRLLGRLLGPRREACARTMASPRCFALELPGCTLAHFAVGHDAAAAPLEPRAAALLGPPGRSYSLCVPLAPGAGCAARVRAARLHQRLRDQLRRGPLQRCQLRRLLCYCPGGGAGGVQPGFLLHDPRDSPDTRGALLALLGTYREAPRPRLGEFVGDPRRQVWQCLWELQDGHGWREVGRERVVPAPEPALHPVVPDLPSSGVFPTREAARAVLEACTPFIPEARAVLDLVDQCPEQVQKGKFPVIAIEGLDATGKTTVTQSVSESLKAVLLKSPPSCIGQWRKIFDDEPTIIRRAFYSLGNYIVASEIARESTKSPVILDRYWHSTASYAIATEVSGGLQHLPPAHHPIYQWPRDLLKPDLVLLLTVSPKERMHRIEGRGMEKTREEAELETDNIFRQKVEESYQRMQNPGCHVVDASPSREKVLQMVLSLIQNNCN encoded by the exons ATGGCCttcgcccgccgcccgcgcgcccCGCGTCTGCTCGGGCGCCTCTTGGGGCCGCGGCGCGAGGCCTGCGCACGGACCATGGCGTCGCCGCGCTGCTTCGCCCTGGAGCTCCCCGGCTGCACCTTGGCGCACTTCGCCGTGGGCCACGACGCCGCCGCCGCGCCCCTCGAGCCGCGCGCGGCCGCGCTCCTGGGTCCCCCCGGCCGCAGCTACTCGCTGTGCGTGCCGCTGGCGCCCGGCGCGGGCTGCGCGGCGCGGGTGCGGGCGGCCCGGCTGCACCAGCGCCTACGGGACCAGCTGCGCCGCGGCCCCCTCCAGCGGTGCCAGCTGCGCCGGCTGCTGTGCTACTGcccgggcggcggggcgggcggcgtGCAGCCAGGCTTCCTGCTCCACGATCCCCGCGACAGTCCCGACACCCGGGGCGCGCTGCTGGCGCTGCTGGGCACGTACCGAGAGGCCCCGCGTCCGCGCCTGGGCGAGTTCGTGGGCGACCCGCGCCGCCAGGTGTGGCAGTGCCTGTGGGAGCTGCAGGACGGCCACGGGTGGCGGGAGGTGGGCCGCGAGCGCGTCGTGCCCGCCCCGGAGCCCGCCCTGCACCCGGTGGTGCCGGACCTGCCCAGCTCCGGGGTCTTCCCCACCCGGGAGGCCGCCCGCGCCGTTTTGGAGGCG TGTACACCCTTCATTCCGGAGGCCCGAGCTGTGCTCGACCTGGTTGATCAGTGCCCGGAACAGGTCCAGAAGGGGAAGTTCCCCGTCATTGCCATCGAAGGACTGGATGCCACAG GTAAGACCACTGTGACCCAGTCCGTTTCAGAGTCGCTCAAGGCCGTTCTCTTAAAGTCACCACCCTCTTGCATTGGCCAGTGGAGGAAAATCTTTGATGATGAACCAACTATCATTAGAAGAGCATTCTACTCTTTGGGCAATTATATTGTGGCTTCTGAAATAGCTAGAGAATCTACGAAATCTCCTGTGATTTTAGACAG GTACTGGCACAGCACAGCCTCCTATGCCATAGCCACCGAGGTGAGTGGGGGTCTCCAGCACCTGCCCCCGGCCCATCACCCTATATACCAGTGGCCCAGGGACCTGCTCAAACCCGACCTGGTCCTGCTGCTCACCGTGAGTCCCAAGGAGAGAATGCACAGGATCGAGGGCCGGGGCATGGAGAAGACCAGAGAGGAAGCTGAACTGGAGACCGACAATATATTTCGTCAAAA GGTGGAAGAGTCCTACCAGCGGATGCAGAACCCTGGCTGCCATGTGGTTGATGCCAGCCCCTCCAGAGAAAAGGTCCTCCAGATGGTTTTAAGCCTAATCCAAAATAATTGTAATTAA